A genomic window from Arthrobacter globiformis includes:
- a CDS encoding Pls/PosA family non-ribosomal peptide synthetase produces the protein MDTTAPSAGGGQAAVLYPAQMPGAASAPPERTLVDILTGTAARFPDASALDDGGRSLSYAQLLAEVKAEGRRLHQAGLGAGDKIGVRIPSGTNELYIAILAILLIGAAYVPVDADDPDERARLVFTEARVAGILRANGVMVTDHKRPVPFPAPRQATPDDDAWVIFTSGSTGTPKGVAVQHRSSAAFVDAEARIFLQDDPVGPQDRVLAGLSVAFDASCEEMWLAWRHGACLVPAPRALVRTGMDLGPWLINHGITVVSTVPTLAALWPAEALENVRLLIFGGEACPPELAERLAVDGREVWNSYGPTEATVVACAAPLGGTGPVRIGLPLDGWDLAVVDSDGVPVAEGEVGELIIGGVGLARYLDPQKDAEKYAPMPSLGWGRAYRSGDLVRFEHAGLIFVGRADEQVKLGGRRIELGEIDAALQSLPGMAGAAAAVRTTAAGNQVLVGYLAPAGGTDPAPDLAAFRELLSATLPAPLIPMLTVVDTLPTKTSGKVDRHALPWPLQGAGAADADAAPLNVPEDAQWIVDQWQAVLGSSVAGLDADFFSHGGGSLAAAQLVSALRVRYPTITVADIYATPRIGALIEVARQSLPDGVSAGPVPERPVRPTALKSQVFQTLMGIPLHILAGMRWLTYLMAANNVLFTFAGFTAAPTVSWWWVAASWLVFVSPPGRMAISVAAARLLLRNVQPGTYPRAGKVHLRLWLAEQIQDLAGAISLASAPWVPYYARALGAKIGSNIHLHSLPPVTGFLTLGRGCNIEPEVDLSGWWIDGDIVRIGHVHVGADATVGARSTLMPGASIGAGGQVEPGSAVLGKVKAGQLVAGSPAERRGKAKQDWPAGQPVSSVLGHLWFTAFAAASAVLALIPYASAAAAALVVFLFIRGNDSLLNALPQVLASLPLAALTWFLTNLLLILVTTRLLGLGLKEGYYRVRSRVGWQVWATERVLDMARDLLFPIYASLFTPVWLRLLGAKVGKNVEASTVLLLPRMTTVGEGAFLADDTMVASYELGGGWMRIAPAKIGKRSFLGNSGMTAAGRSVPKNSLVAVLSATPGKAKSGTSWLGSPPVRLRRTAVASDSARTFQPPARLKVARSLWELCRFVPVALTVGLALGVLLIFDWLATALGYAAATALGGVVLLLAGGVAAGFSVAAKWLLVGRIKTGEHPLWSSFIWRNEVVDTFIEMVSAPWFARSASGTPALVWWLRALGAKIGRGTWCESYWLPEADLVTLGASSTVNRGCVVQTHLFHDRIMSIDTVSLEDGATMGPHGVILPQARIGKGGTVGPASLVMRGETVPAGTYWMGNPVSPWTGPAVPAPRLK, from the coding sequence ATGGACACCACCGCTCCCTCCGCCGGCGGCGGACAGGCGGCTGTGCTGTACCCGGCGCAAATGCCGGGCGCTGCCTCCGCCCCGCCGGAGCGGACCCTGGTGGACATCCTCACCGGCACCGCCGCGCGCTTTCCGGATGCTTCCGCGCTCGACGACGGCGGCCGCTCCCTGAGCTACGCCCAGCTCCTGGCGGAGGTCAAGGCCGAGGGCCGGCGGCTCCACCAGGCCGGCCTCGGAGCGGGAGACAAAATCGGGGTGCGGATTCCCTCGGGCACCAACGAGCTCTACATCGCGATCCTTGCGATCCTGCTGATCGGCGCCGCCTACGTCCCCGTGGACGCGGACGATCCGGACGAACGGGCCAGGCTGGTGTTCACTGAGGCACGGGTGGCCGGCATCCTGCGGGCCAACGGGGTGATGGTCACGGACCATAAGCGGCCCGTCCCCTTCCCGGCTCCGCGCCAGGCCACCCCCGACGACGACGCCTGGGTCATCTTCACGTCCGGTTCCACCGGGACGCCCAAGGGCGTGGCGGTGCAGCACCGCTCGTCGGCCGCGTTCGTGGATGCGGAAGCCCGCATCTTCCTGCAGGACGATCCGGTGGGGCCGCAGGACCGTGTGCTCGCGGGACTTTCGGTGGCCTTCGACGCGTCCTGCGAGGAGATGTGGCTGGCCTGGCGCCATGGCGCCTGCCTCGTGCCTGCCCCGCGGGCCCTGGTCCGCACCGGCATGGACCTGGGGCCGTGGCTGATCAACCACGGCATCACGGTGGTCTCCACCGTTCCCACCCTTGCGGCACTGTGGCCGGCCGAGGCCCTGGAGAACGTCCGGCTGCTGATCTTCGGCGGCGAGGCCTGCCCGCCGGAGCTGGCCGAGCGCCTGGCCGTGGACGGCCGTGAGGTGTGGAACTCGTATGGACCCACCGAGGCAACGGTCGTGGCCTGCGCGGCTCCCCTGGGCGGTACCGGCCCGGTCAGGATTGGGCTCCCGCTGGACGGCTGGGACCTGGCGGTGGTCGACTCCGACGGGGTACCGGTGGCCGAGGGCGAGGTCGGCGAGCTCATCATCGGCGGCGTGGGGCTGGCCCGCTACCTCGATCCGCAGAAGGATGCGGAGAAATATGCCCCCATGCCCTCACTCGGGTGGGGGCGCGCCTACCGCTCCGGCGACCTGGTCCGCTTCGAGCACGCCGGCCTGATCTTCGTGGGCCGCGCCGACGAGCAGGTCAAGCTTGGCGGCCGCCGGATCGAACTCGGTGAGATCGACGCTGCCCTGCAGTCACTCCCGGGCATGGCGGGCGCCGCCGCTGCAGTACGCACGACGGCGGCCGGCAACCAGGTCCTCGTGGGCTACCTGGCTCCCGCCGGCGGCACGGACCCCGCACCGGACCTGGCCGCGTTCCGTGAACTGCTGTCCGCCACGCTGCCCGCTCCGCTCATCCCGATGCTGACCGTCGTCGACACGCTGCCCACCAAGACCAGCGGGAAAGTCGACCGGCATGCGCTGCCATGGCCCCTGCAGGGTGCCGGCGCGGCGGACGCGGACGCCGCGCCGCTGAACGTTCCCGAGGATGCCCAGTGGATCGTTGACCAGTGGCAGGCAGTCCTGGGCAGCAGCGTCGCCGGCCTCGACGCGGACTTCTTTTCCCACGGTGGCGGATCGCTGGCCGCGGCGCAGCTGGTCTCGGCACTCCGGGTCCGCTACCCCACCATCACCGTGGCCGACATCTACGCCACGCCGCGCATCGGCGCGCTAATAGAGGTAGCCCGCCAATCCCTGCCCGACGGTGTTTCGGCGGGCCCGGTCCCGGAACGGCCGGTCCGCCCCACGGCCCTGAAGTCGCAGGTCTTCCAGACGCTCATGGGCATACCGCTGCACATTCTGGCGGGCATGCGCTGGCTGACCTATCTGATGGCCGCCAACAACGTCCTGTTCACGTTTGCCGGCTTCACCGCCGCACCCACCGTGTCGTGGTGGTGGGTGGCCGCGTCCTGGCTGGTCTTCGTCAGCCCGCCCGGACGGATGGCCATCTCCGTTGCCGCCGCCCGCCTCCTGCTTCGCAACGTGCAGCCCGGGACCTACCCGCGCGCAGGCAAGGTGCACCTGCGCCTCTGGCTGGCCGAACAGATCCAGGACCTGGCCGGCGCCATCAGCCTCGCCAGCGCACCGTGGGTGCCGTACTACGCCAGGGCCCTCGGCGCCAAGATCGGAAGCAACATCCATCTGCACTCCCTTCCCCCGGTGACCGGCTTCCTCACCCTGGGCCGCGGCTGCAACATCGAACCCGAGGTGGACCTGTCCGGGTGGTGGATCGACGGTGACATCGTCCGGATCGGCCACGTCCACGTCGGGGCGGACGCCACCGTAGGGGCCCGCAGCACCCTGATGCCCGGGGCCAGCATCGGCGCCGGCGGCCAGGTGGAACCGGGCTCCGCCGTGCTGGGCAAGGTCAAGGCCGGCCAGTTGGTGGCCGGGTCCCCGGCAGAACGGCGGGGCAAGGCGAAGCAGGACTGGCCCGCCGGCCAGCCGGTCAGTTCCGTCCTGGGGCACCTCTGGTTCACGGCCTTCGCTGCCGCGTCCGCTGTCCTCGCCCTGATTCCCTACGCTTCGGCCGCGGCCGCAGCCCTGGTGGTCTTTCTGTTCATCAGGGGCAACGACTCGCTGCTCAATGCCTTGCCGCAGGTGCTGGCGTCGCTCCCGCTCGCCGCTTTGACCTGGTTCCTCACCAATTTGCTGCTGATCCTGGTCACCACCAGGCTGCTGGGCCTCGGCCTGAAAGAGGGCTACTACCGGGTCCGCAGCCGCGTCGGCTGGCAGGTCTGGGCCACCGAGCGGGTGCTGGACATGGCACGGGACCTCCTGTTCCCGATTTACGCCAGCCTTTTCACGCCGGTGTGGCTGAGGCTGCTGGGGGCGAAGGTCGGAAAGAATGTCGAGGCCTCCACCGTCCTGCTGTTGCCGCGCATGACCACGGTCGGCGAGGGTGCTTTCCTCGCCGATGACACCATGGTGGCTTCGTACGAGCTCGGCGGAGGATGGATGCGCATCGCGCCCGCGAAAATCGGAAAGCGCTCCTTCCTTGGCAACTCCGGGATGACCGCGGCGGGGCGCAGCGTGCCAAAGAACTCCCTGGTCGCAGTCCTCTCGGCGACGCCGGGCAAGGCCAAGTCGGGCACGTCCTGGCTGGGCAGCCCTCCGGTCAGGCTGCGGCGTACGGCGGTGGCCTCGGACAGCGCCCGTACCTTCCAGCCCCCGGCCAGGCTCAAGGTGGCCAGGAGCCTCTGGGAACTGTGCCGGTTCGTGCCGGTGGCCCTGACGGTGGGCCTGGCCCTCGGCGTGCTGCTTATCTTCGACTGGCTCGCCACCGCCCTCGGCTACGCTGCGGCAACGGCACTCGGAGGCGTGGTCCTGCTGCTGGCGGGCGGGGTGGCGGCAGGCTTCTCCGTCGCGGCCAAGTGGTTGCTCGTGGGCAGGATCAAGACCGGCGAACACCCCCTGTGGAGCTCCTTCATCTGGCGCAATGAGGTGGTGGACACCTTCATCGAAATGGTGAGTGCCCCGTGGTTCGCCCGGTCCGCCAGCGGTACCCCGGCCCTCGTCTGGTGGCTGCGTGCCCTCGGTGCCAAAATCGGCAGGGGCACATGGTGTGAAAGTTATTGGCTTCCCGAGGCGGACCTCGTGACCCTCGGCGCCAGCTCCACGGTCAACCGCGGCTGCGTTGTCCAGACCCACCTCTTTCACGACCGCATCATGAGCATCGACACTGTTAGTCTCGAAGACGGGGCGACGATGGGCCCGCACGGCGTGATTCTGCCGCAGGCGAGGATTGGCAAGGGCGGTACCGTTGGCCCGGCGTCCCTGGTGATGCGCGGCGAG
- a CDS encoding fatty acid desaturase family protein — MTSTITSERPQPRISKLSRVRQANPVTQSYSDLLKSVRAAGLLERRQGFYLTVFSSLVVLMAATWFGFALIGQSWFQLLIAAALGIICTQLSFLAHEAGHRQIFASRRANDWSARLLATSVAGVSYSWWEQKHGAHHNHPNVISKDPDIAPGAIVFHPEAAAARQGRLALLTRKQGWLFFPLLFLVGLGLQIDSVRFIFRRAKVTHRWVELPILLTRLSILPVLAFSFLPLGMAAAFIGVQLAVFGFYMGASFAPNHKGMPVLPADSRVDFLSRQVLTSRNISGGRFMDILLGGLNRQVEHHLFPDMARPQLHKATAIVRQHCEKQGIPFTETTLAASFGIIVRYLNEVGLAAGRHFECPMATISRRY; from the coding sequence ATGACGTCCACCATCACTTCCGAGCGCCCGCAGCCCCGGATCAGCAAGCTGAGCAGGGTCCGCCAGGCCAACCCTGTCACCCAGAGCTACTCCGATCTGCTCAAATCCGTGCGCGCAGCCGGACTCCTGGAGCGGCGCCAGGGCTTCTACCTCACCGTGTTCTCCAGCCTGGTCGTCCTGATGGCAGCCACCTGGTTCGGTTTCGCCCTGATCGGCCAGAGCTGGTTCCAGCTCCTCATCGCCGCAGCGCTCGGCATCATCTGCACGCAGCTGAGCTTCCTGGCCCATGAGGCGGGCCACCGCCAGATATTCGCCTCCCGGCGCGCGAACGACTGGTCAGCACGGCTCCTGGCAACATCCGTGGCCGGCGTCAGCTACTCGTGGTGGGAACAGAAACACGGGGCGCACCACAACCACCCCAACGTCATCTCCAAGGACCCGGACATCGCCCCGGGTGCCATCGTCTTCCACCCGGAAGCCGCGGCCGCACGGCAGGGCCGGCTGGCCCTGCTCACGCGCAAGCAAGGCTGGCTTTTCTTCCCCCTGCTCTTCCTTGTGGGGCTCGGCCTGCAGATAGATTCGGTCCGCTTCATTTTCCGGCGCGCCAAGGTCACGCACCGCTGGGTGGAACTGCCGATCCTGCTGACCCGCCTCAGCATCCTTCCTGTGCTGGCGTTTTCCTTCCTGCCGCTGGGCATGGCCGCCGCCTTCATCGGCGTGCAGCTCGCTGTTTTCGGGTTTTACATGGGTGCGTCCTTCGCTCCCAACCACAAGGGCATGCCGGTCCTTCCGGCAGACAGCCGCGTCGACTTCCTCAGCCGTCAGGTCCTGACATCACGCAACATTTCCGGCGGCCGGTTCATGGATATCCTGCTCGGCGGCCTGAACCGCCAGGTGGAGCACCACCTCTTCCCCGACATGGCCCGGCCCCAGCTGCACAAGGCAACCGCGATTGTGCGCCAGCACTGCGAAAAACAGGGGATTCCCTTCACGGAGACCACACTGGCGGCCTCGTTCGGAATCATCGTCAGGTACCTCAATGAGGTGGGGCTCGCTGCGGGACGCCACTTCGAATGCCCCATGGCAACGATCTCCCGCCGCTACTAA
- the argC gene encoding N-acetyl-gamma-glutamyl-phosphate reductase, with amino-acid sequence MTISVAVSGASGYAGGEVLRLLAGHPDVTIGAITAHSNAGSRLGELQPHLHGLASRILEETSVENLSGHDVVFLALPHGASAEIAAKLPEGTVVIDAGADHRLEDATAWEKFYGSDHAGTWPYGLPELPGQREKLKGANRIAVPGCYPTSALLALTPGFAGGLLEGNDIVIVSASGTSGAGKAAKVNLIGAEVMGSMSPYGVGGGHRHTPEIEQGLSNASGEPVTVSFTPTLAPMSRGILTTATARVKPGVGAEELRRAWAEAYDDEPFVHLLPEGQWPTTKSVQGSNHAAMQLAFDQHVGRVIVTCAIDNLTKGTAGGAVQSMNIALGLPETAGLNLQGVAP; translated from the coding sequence ATGACTATTTCTGTTGCCGTTTCCGGCGCCAGCGGCTACGCCGGCGGCGAAGTTCTTCGCCTTTTGGCCGGCCATCCGGATGTCACCATCGGAGCCATCACGGCACACAGCAACGCCGGTTCCAGACTAGGCGAACTGCAGCCGCATCTCCATGGCCTGGCGAGCAGGATTCTCGAGGAAACCAGCGTGGAGAACCTGTCCGGGCACGACGTCGTGTTCCTGGCCCTCCCGCACGGTGCGTCCGCCGAGATTGCGGCCAAGCTGCCCGAGGGCACGGTGGTGATCGACGCCGGCGCGGACCACCGCCTGGAGGACGCCACCGCGTGGGAAAAGTTCTACGGCTCGGACCACGCCGGAACGTGGCCCTACGGCCTGCCTGAACTGCCGGGCCAGCGCGAGAAACTCAAGGGCGCCAACCGGATCGCCGTCCCGGGCTGCTACCCAACGTCGGCGCTGCTCGCCCTCACGCCCGGCTTCGCCGGCGGCCTGCTCGAGGGGAACGACATCGTCATCGTCTCCGCCTCCGGCACCTCCGGGGCCGGAAAGGCAGCCAAGGTGAACCTCATCGGCGCCGAGGTCATGGGGTCCATGAGCCCCTATGGCGTGGGCGGCGGCCACCGGCACACGCCGGAAATCGAGCAGGGCCTGTCCAACGCCTCCGGTGAGCCGGTCACGGTTTCCTTCACGCCCACCCTGGCTCCCATGAGCCGTGGCATCCTCACCACCGCCACCGCGCGGGTCAAGCCCGGTGTCGGGGCCGAGGAACTTCGCCGTGCCTGGGCGGAGGCGTATGACGACGAGCCGTTCGTCCACCTGCTGCCCGAAGGCCAGTGGCCCACCACCAAGTCCGTGCAGGGCTCCAACCACGCTGCCATGCAGCTGGCGTTCGACCAGCACGTCGGGCGCGTCATTGTCACGTGCGCCATCGACAACCTGACCAAAGGCACCGCCGGTGGAGCGGTGCAGTCCATGAACATTGCCCTTGGCCTGCCGGAGACTGCCGGCCTTAACCTGCAGGGAGTTGCCCCGTGA
- the argJ gene encoding bifunctional glutamate N-acetyltransferase/amino-acid acetyltransferase ArgJ, with protein sequence MTVTAPKGFRAAGVTAGLKASGNPDLALVVNDGPSKAAAAVFTSNRVAAAPVHWSRQVVSDGRVDAVILNSGGANACTGPQGFQNTHTTAEKTAEALGLSATDVFVCSTGLIGEQLPMDKIVPGIDAAAAALSADGGPEAATAIMTTDTVSKQAVFSGADAEGNEFTIGGIAKGAGMLAPGLATMLVVLTTDADVQPEMLDVVLRDATRVTFDRADSDGCMSTNDTVVLLASGASKAVPSAEAFGQGLTQVCAELARKLIGDAEGASHDIAIRTFNAATERDAETVSRAVARSNLFKAAIFGKDPNWGRVLSAVGTTDAVFEPDQLNVSMNGVQICQNGGIGQDRKLVDLEPREVLVEIDLQAGGAEATIWTNDLTHDYVHENSAYSS encoded by the coding sequence GTGACCGTTACCGCCCCCAAGGGATTCCGTGCTGCCGGTGTCACAGCCGGACTCAAGGCCTCAGGAAACCCGGACCTCGCCCTCGTGGTCAACGACGGACCGTCCAAGGCGGCAGCCGCCGTCTTCACCTCCAACCGGGTTGCCGCGGCCCCCGTCCACTGGTCGCGCCAGGTGGTCTCGGACGGCCGCGTTGACGCTGTGATCCTCAACTCCGGCGGCGCCAACGCCTGCACCGGCCCGCAGGGCTTCCAGAACACGCACACGACGGCCGAGAAAACGGCCGAGGCGCTGGGGCTGTCAGCCACCGACGTCTTCGTCTGTTCCACCGGCCTGATCGGGGAGCAGCTGCCCATGGACAAGATTGTCCCCGGCATCGACGCCGCGGCCGCCGCCTTGAGCGCCGACGGCGGTCCCGAGGCGGCCACTGCCATCATGACCACCGACACGGTGTCCAAGCAGGCCGTCTTCAGCGGCGCCGACGCCGAAGGAAATGAATTCACCATTGGCGGCATCGCCAAGGGCGCCGGCATGCTGGCACCCGGGCTCGCCACCATGCTGGTGGTGCTGACCACCGATGCCGACGTGCAGCCGGAAATGCTCGACGTCGTCCTCCGCGACGCCACGCGCGTCACCTTTGACCGGGCAGACTCCGACGGCTGCATGTCCACCAACGACACCGTGGTGCTGCTCGCCTCCGGCGCTTCCAAGGCCGTTCCGTCAGCCGAGGCCTTCGGCCAGGGCCTCACCCAGGTCTGCGCCGAGCTGGCCCGCAAGCTGATCGGCGACGCCGAGGGTGCCAGCCACGACATCGCGATCCGGACGTTCAACGCCGCCACCGAGCGCGACGCAGAAACCGTCAGCCGCGCCGTGGCCCGCTCCAACCTCTTCAAGGCCGCCATCTTCGGCAAGGACCCCAACTGGGGCCGGGTGCTCTCCGCCGTGGGAACCACCGACGCCGTGTTTGAACCGGACCAGCTCAACGTGTCCATGAACGGCGTCCAGATCTGCCAGAACGGCGGCATCGGCCAGGACCGCAAGCTCGTGGACCTGGAACCACGCGAGGTGCTCGTGGAGATCGACCTGCAGGCCGGCGGGGCGGAAGCCACCATCTGGACCAACGACCTCACGCACGACTACGTCCACGAGAACAGCGCTTACTCAAGCTAG
- the argB gene encoding acetylglutamate kinase has product MNTQTRESTSMSDAQAKAGTLIEALPWIQRFAGTTMVIKYGGNAMVNDELRRAFAEDVVFLHHVGIHPVVVHGGGPQINSMLGRLGIESEFKGGLRVTTPEAMDVVRMVLTGQVGRELVGLINSHGPYAVGMSGEDGGLLRAVRTGTVVDGEQVDLGLVGEVVGVDPAGIVDILDAGRIPVISTVAPEITDAGDGVAGAARFQPTGQVLNVNADTAAAAVASALGASKLVILTDVEGLYANWPDRSSLISSLTASELRDMLPRLESGMIPKMAACLKAIDEGVERAHIVDGRLPHSMLLETFTTAGIGTQVVPDEEVNA; this is encoded by the coding sequence ATGAACACCCAGACCCGCGAGTCAACGTCCATGAGTGATGCCCAAGCCAAGGCCGGCACCCTCATCGAAGCCCTGCCGTGGATCCAGCGCTTCGCCGGAACCACCATGGTGATCAAGTACGGCGGCAACGCCATGGTCAACGACGAGCTGCGCCGCGCCTTCGCCGAGGACGTCGTGTTCCTCCACCACGTGGGCATCCACCCGGTGGTGGTGCACGGCGGCGGACCGCAGATCAACTCGATGCTGGGCAGGCTCGGCATCGAGTCGGAATTCAAGGGCGGCCTGCGCGTCACCACGCCCGAGGCGATGGACGTGGTGCGCATGGTCCTCACCGGCCAGGTGGGTCGTGAACTGGTGGGCCTGATCAACTCGCACGGGCCCTACGCCGTCGGCATGTCCGGTGAAGACGGCGGCCTCTTGCGTGCCGTCCGCACCGGCACTGTGGTTGACGGCGAGCAGGTGGACCTCGGGCTCGTGGGCGAGGTGGTCGGAGTGGACCCCGCCGGCATCGTGGACATTCTCGACGCCGGCCGGATCCCCGTGATCTCCACCGTCGCCCCGGAGATCACCGACGCCGGCGACGGCGTGGCGGGCGCCGCGCGCTTCCAGCCCACCGGCCAGGTCCTGAACGTCAACGCGGACACCGCCGCGGCGGCTGTGGCCTCCGCACTGGGCGCCTCGAAGCTGGTCATCCTGACCGACGTCGAAGGCCTCTACGCCAACTGGCCGGACAGGTCCTCGCTCATTTCGTCCCTGACGGCCTCCGAGCTGCGGGACATGCTGCCCAGGCTCGAATCAGGCATGATTCCCAAGATGGCCGCCTGCCTCAAGGCCATCGATGAGGGAGTTGAGCGTGCGCACATCGTGGACGGCCGGCTGCCCCACTCAATGCTTCTGGAAACTTTCACCACCGCCGGAATTGGCACCCAAGTCGTACCCGATGAGGAAGTGAACGCATAG
- a CDS encoding acetylornithine transaminase — MSSTELSHSAEGRSSNGGPGGAPVAAEPAVTTIVPSSSGSEWLARYSSSLMGVFGTPQRVLVRGAGCLVWDADGKEYLDLLGGIAVNALGHAHPFVTSVISSQLATLGHVSNFFTSPTQIALAEKLLELTAAPAGSKVFFTNSGTEANEAAFKLARRNSGSPAGGAEGGKPRTRIIALEGAFHGRTMGALALTAKEAYRTPFEPVPGGVEHIPFGDIEALRNAVDDTVAAVFLEPIQGEAGVRPLPAGYLKAAREFTAEAGALLILDEVQTGIARTGKWLASEDAGIVPDAITLAKGLGGGFPIGALVTFGEKTSSLLSAGQHGTTFGGNPVATAAALATLHAIESQHVMDNVRVVGEHVRQALAAVDGVTEVRGEGLLIGFDLDADVAPAAVTAALDAGFIVNSPGPRTIRLAPPLILTTEQADRFLAALPAILQTAKDAQ, encoded by the coding sequence GTGAGCAGCACTGAACTGAGCCATTCCGCTGAAGGCCGCAGCAGCAATGGCGGACCGGGCGGGGCCCCCGTCGCTGCGGAGCCCGCCGTAACCACAATTGTCCCCAGCAGCAGCGGTTCGGAGTGGCTGGCACGCTACTCGTCGTCGCTGATGGGTGTCTTCGGCACGCCCCAGCGGGTGCTGGTCCGCGGCGCGGGCTGCCTCGTCTGGGACGCCGACGGCAAGGAGTACCTGGACCTCCTGGGCGGCATCGCCGTCAACGCGCTGGGCCACGCCCACCCGTTCGTGACCTCGGTGATCTCCAGCCAGTTGGCCACCCTGGGGCACGTCTCCAACTTCTTCACCAGCCCCACGCAGATCGCCCTGGCGGAAAAGCTGCTGGAACTCACGGCAGCCCCGGCCGGTTCCAAGGTGTTCTTCACCAACTCCGGCACCGAGGCCAACGAGGCCGCCTTTAAGCTGGCCCGCCGGAACTCCGGGTCTCCCGCCGGGGGCGCCGAAGGCGGCAAGCCCCGCACCCGGATCATCGCGCTCGAAGGCGCATTCCACGGCCGGACCATGGGCGCACTCGCGCTCACGGCCAAGGAAGCCTACCGCACGCCCTTCGAGCCGGTGCCGGGCGGCGTCGAGCACATTCCGTTCGGCGACATCGAGGCCCTGCGTAACGCGGTGGACGACACCGTGGCTGCGGTCTTCCTGGAGCCGATCCAGGGCGAGGCAGGCGTCCGGCCCCTTCCGGCCGGTTACCTGAAGGCAGCCCGCGAGTTCACCGCCGAAGCCGGCGCCCTGCTGATCCTCGATGAGGTGCAGACCGGCATCGCACGCACGGGCAAGTGGTTGGCCAGCGAGGACGCCGGGATCGTGCCCGACGCCATCACCCTGGCCAAGGGCCTTGGCGGCGGTTTCCCGATCGGCGCGCTCGTCACGTTCGGTGAGAAGACGTCGTCGCTGCTCTCCGCAGGGCAGCATGGCACCACCTTCGGCGGGAACCCGGTGGCCACCGCAGCGGCCCTGGCCACGCTGCACGCCATCGAAAGCCAGCACGTGATGGACAACGTCCGCGTGGTGGGTGAGCATGTGCGCCAGGCCCTGGCCGCCGTCGACGGCGTGACAGAGGTGCGTGGCGAGGGATTGCTGATCGGCTTCGACCTTGATGCCGACGTCGCCCCGGCCGCCGTGACCGCTGCCCTGGATGCCGGCTTCATCGTCAACAGCCCTGGCCCCCGCACGATCCGCCTGGCCCCGCCGCTCATCCTGACCACCGAGCAGGCGGACCGTTTCCTGGCCGCCCTTCCGGCCATCCTGCAAACCGCAAAGGACGCACAGTGA
- the argF gene encoding ornithine carbamoyltransferase, with amino-acid sequence MTSTGTIRHFLKDTDLSPAEQAEVLELAGRMKAAPYSVQPFAAEGSGRKTVAVIFDKTSTRTRVSFATGVADMGGNALIINPGEAQIGHKESVEDTAKVLERMVSTIVWRTGAHSGLVTMAENSKVPVINALCDDYHPCQLLADLLTVKEHKGELKGLTMAYLGDAANNMANSYLLAGVTAGMHVRIAGPEGYLPADGIVSAARERAAETGGSVLITTDAAEALKGADVVATDTWVSMGQEAEKEARMQLFREYSVDEAALAQAAADAVVLHCLPAYRGYEISAGVIDGPQSIVWDEAENRLHAQKGLMAWLMHRSGLAFVDGLSPVEGTGESTF; translated from the coding sequence GTGACTTCCACCGGCACCATCCGCCACTTCCTCAAGGACACGGACCTCAGCCCTGCCGAGCAGGCGGAAGTCCTGGAACTCGCGGGCCGCATGAAGGCGGCGCCGTACAGCGTACAGCCGTTCGCCGCCGAAGGCAGCGGCCGCAAGACCGTTGCGGTGATCTTCGACAAGACCTCCACCCGGACCCGGGTCTCCTTTGCCACCGGCGTGGCGGACATGGGCGGCAACGCCCTGATCATCAACCCCGGCGAGGCGCAGATCGGCCACAAGGAATCCGTGGAGGACACCGCCAAGGTCCTCGAGCGCATGGTTTCCACCATCGTGTGGCGGACCGGCGCGCACTCCGGCCTGGTGACCATGGCCGAGAACTCAAAGGTTCCGGTCATCAACGCCCTGTGCGACGACTACCACCCCTGCCAGCTGCTGGCCGACCTGCTGACCGTCAAGGAGCACAAGGGCGAACTCAAGGGCCTCACCATGGCCTACCTCGGCGACGCCGCCAACAACATGGCCAACTCCTACCTGCTGGCAGGCGTCACCGCCGGCATGCACGTCCGCATCGCCGGTCCTGAAGGCTACCTGCCCGCGGACGGCATCGTGTCGGCTGCCCGGGAACGTGCCGCCGAGACTGGCGGATCCGTGCTCATCACGACCGACGCGGCGGAGGCACTCAAGGGGGCCGACGTCGTCGCCACCGACACCTGGGTCTCCATGGGCCAGGAAGCCGAAAAGGAAGCACGGATGCAGCTGTTCCGTGAATACTCCGTGGACGAGGCCGCGCTGGCCCAGGCCGCCGCCGACGCCGTCGTGCTGCACTGCCTTCCCGCCTACCGCGGCTACGAAATCTCGGCCGGCGTGATTGACGGCCCGCAGTCGATCGTGTGGGACGAGGCTGAAAACCGCCTGCACGCGCAGAAGGGGCTCATGGCCTGGCTCATGCACCGGTCCGGGCTGGCGTTCGTCGACGGTCTTTCTCCGGTTGAGGGCACCGGGGAGAGCACGTTCTAG